A single genomic interval of Rosistilla ulvae harbors:
- a CDS encoding HEAT repeat domain-containing protein, translating to MGRRFVPLLLICATLSQSTNLLACPFCTAVSQTLRQEMASMDAVVVAEATEAIEPSDTGEVELTVKVVLKGEKLVKVDQRVKSIYFGKAEKGRRFMLTGVDPPELMWSSPLPLTERSEDYLLKLTKLPDDDVERLVFFQEFLEDEEDLLARDTYDEFAVAPYSAVKALAPKMHHDQLIEWIKDPEIASDRRRLYLTMLGVCGDKKDVPMLEAMLTSTQKSTRGGLDALIACYLTLNGAEGLPVVNELFLDNKKAEYADTYAAIMALRFHGTETDVIPKEQLVSSLHHVLKRPQLADLVIPDLARWGDWSQIDALVELFKTAEAGNNWVRVPVINYLRACPLPEAAAALVELEKVDPAAVRRANTFFPVPATDAPKKDAETSQISDSAASGLVQVLDSGKPLAAATAALPQVGRPATAIPAVNPLRLLFVSSITATSLTILIWLVISGGTLPAQT from the coding sequence ATGGGACGTCGATTCGTTCCCCTCCTTTTGATCTGCGCCACGCTCAGCCAATCCACCAACCTGTTGGCCTGCCCCTTCTGCACCGCAGTCTCCCAAACCCTTCGCCAAGAGATGGCATCGATGGATGCTGTCGTCGTCGCCGAAGCGACCGAAGCGATCGAGCCGTCGGACACCGGCGAAGTCGAACTGACCGTCAAGGTTGTCCTCAAAGGGGAGAAGTTGGTCAAAGTCGACCAACGCGTCAAATCGATTTATTTTGGCAAAGCGGAAAAAGGGCGACGGTTCATGCTCACTGGCGTCGATCCGCCCGAACTGATGTGGTCTTCGCCGCTGCCGCTGACCGAGCGCTCCGAAGACTATCTGCTGAAATTGACCAAGCTGCCCGACGACGATGTCGAACGCTTGGTCTTCTTCCAAGAGTTCTTGGAGGATGAAGAGGATTTGCTGGCGCGCGACACCTACGACGAATTTGCTGTCGCCCCGTATTCGGCTGTCAAAGCGTTGGCTCCCAAGATGCATCACGACCAATTGATCGAGTGGATCAAAGATCCCGAAATCGCATCGGATCGCCGCCGGCTGTATCTGACGATGCTGGGCGTTTGTGGCGACAAAAAAGACGTCCCGATGCTCGAAGCGATGCTGACCAGCACGCAGAAGAGCACTCGCGGCGGCCTCGATGCGTTGATCGCTTGCTATCTAACGCTCAACGGTGCCGAGGGCTTGCCAGTCGTCAACGAACTGTTTCTGGACAACAAAAAAGCAGAATACGCCGACACGTACGCGGCGATCATGGCGTTGCGATTCCATGGCACCGAGACCGATGTGATCCCGAAAGAGCAATTGGTCAGCTCGCTCCACCATGTTCTGAAGCGTCCGCAATTGGCCGATCTGGTGATTCCCGATCTGGCTCGCTGGGGCGACTGGTCGCAGATCGATGCCTTGGTGGAGCTGTTCAAAACGGCTGAAGCTGGCAACAACTGGGTCCGCGTTCCCGTGATCAATTATTTGCGAGCCTGCCCGCTGCCCGAAGCGGCCGCGGCGCTTGTCGAGCTGGAAAAAGTCGACCCGGCGGCGGTTCGACGGGCCAACACGTTCTTCCCCGTCCCGGCAACCGACGCTCCTAAGAAAGACGCGGAAACATCGCAAATCTCCGACTCTGCAGCATCGGGCCTGGTCCAAGTGCTCGATTCGGGGAAACCGTTGGCAGCGGCAACGGCTGCGCTTCCGCAAGTCGGTCGGCCAGCAACCGCGATCCCCGCAGTGAACCCGCTGCGACTGTTGTTCGTATCAAGCATTACCGCCACGAGTCTGACGATTTTGATCTGGCTCGTCATTAGCGGGGGAACTCTGCCGGCGCAGACCTGA
- a CDS encoding DUF3299 domain-containing protein, giving the protein MSATADTVDYPYRALSKLAIASVSLFIVGLLGLVPLFEPILSLAMIGAACGIFAVRSIKQFPEEYGGLMLAQTGIFLNVALMVGGIAEHTYIYLTEVPEGYQRVGFYELERTKGPDAPTEKAIEIDGEDIFLKGYIHPASGEGALKQFILVPDLGTCCFGGQPRSSSMIEVTLTGTKTVRYGRTKMKLAGQFELNKSLRTKKDIDNILFYRLRADYVKQ; this is encoded by the coding sequence ATGTCTGCAACCGCAGACACCGTCGATTATCCCTATCGAGCCCTCAGCAAGCTGGCGATCGCCTCGGTCAGCTTGTTTATCGTTGGCCTTCTGGGCCTGGTTCCGCTGTTCGAACCAATCCTTTCGCTAGCGATGATCGGCGCGGCCTGCGGGATCTTCGCCGTCCGTTCGATCAAGCAGTTTCCGGAAGAATACGGCGGGCTGATGCTCGCCCAAACCGGGATCTTTTTGAACGTAGCGCTGATGGTCGGCGGCATCGCCGAGCACACCTACATCTATCTGACGGAAGTCCCCGAGGGCTATCAACGGGTCGGGTTCTACGAACTCGAACGAACCAAAGGCCCCGACGCGCCGACTGAAAAAGCGATTGAGATCGACGGCGAAGATATTTTTCTCAAAGGCTACATCCACCCCGCGTCGGGCGAAGGGGCTTTGAAACAGTTCATTTTGGTACCCGATCTGGGAACCTGCTGTTTCGGAGGCCAACCGCGATCCAGTAGTATGATAGAAGTCACGCTGACCGGCACGAAGACAGTTCGCTACGGGCGAACGAAGATGAAGCTGGCCGGGCAATTCGAGCTGAACAAATCGCTTCGCACGAAAAAGGACATCGACAACATTCTGTTCTATCGACTGCGAGCCGATTATGTGAAGCAATAA
- a CDS encoding DUF3299 domain-containing protein, producing the protein MLSHSPASSMLRIATCWIFASTVVLPLTAAPIEKEEKAAATTTERPARGVRPTPTDAKPAAPPRRMPPKRKGEISFDTILFEMDKEADYDPSMVTPEIKALQGKEVTIRGFILPASVFQQVGIKQFVLVRDNQECCFGPGAALYDCIMVKMTGDNSANFSTRPVAVKGKFHLTEKYKYPDGKYLAIYEMEATKVE; encoded by the coding sequence ATGTTGTCCCACTCTCCCGCCTCCAGCATGCTGCGGATCGCGACCTGTTGGATCTTTGCATCGACAGTCGTCCTGCCTCTAACCGCCGCACCGATCGAAAAAGAAGAAAAAGCGGCCGCGACGACTACCGAACGCCCCGCTCGCGGCGTCCGCCCGACACCTACCGATGCCAAACCGGCCGCTCCGCCGCGGCGAATGCCTCCCAAACGCAAGGGAGAGATCTCGTTCGACACGATCCTGTTCGAGATGGACAAGGAAGCCGACTACGACCCCAGCATGGTCACCCCCGAGATCAAAGCCCTGCAAGGGAAAGAGGTCACGATTCGCGGCTTTATCCTCCCCGCATCGGTCTTCCAGCAGGTCGGGATCAAACAGTTTGTCCTCGTCCGCGACAACCAGGAATGCTGCTTCGGCCCCGGCGCGGCTCTCTACGACTGCATCATGGTCAAGATGACCGGCGACAACAGCGCCAACTTTTCGACGCGGCCAGTCGCTGTCAAAGGGAAGTTTCATCTGACCGAAAAGTACAAGTATCCTGACGGCAAATACCTCGCGATCTACGAGATGGAAGCGACCAAAGTCGAGTAG